GCATAATCGAATACTTCATAAGCCTCCGCAATCTTACCATGCCTGCAAAGGGTCCTCACAAATGCAGCATAAGCAGCTGTCTCAAGCTGCAATCCACCTTCCTTCATTGACTTATACAACTCAATTCCTTTCTCCAAAAACCTTGACTTACAAAACCCATATAGCAAAGTATTATAAGTGCATGAATTAGGAGAACAACCCTTGGCTTCCATTTCCTCCAACAATGCAAATGCCCCCAAAGCATCCCCCTCCCGGCACAGCCCATTCATCAAAGAAGTATAAGTTACTACATCAGGGAAATGACCCATCTCAGCCATGATACTCAAATACTTCCTAGCTTCCTTAGCTCTACCGGATTTCGATAACCCGAAAATCAGAGTATTGTAAGTGACAAGATCAGGCTCAATCCCATTCTCCTTCATTTTGTTATAAACCCCAATGGCCTCACTTCCCTTACTCACCATGCAATATCCTTTCATAATAGTATTATAAAGGAAGCAATCAGGCTTAAACCCTTCCTCAGCTAAAACCCCTAATAGCCTAGTGGCCTCCCTGAGGTTCTTGCTATTACATACATTGTCAATCAAGATAGTATAAGTAACAAGATCAGGCTTCACACTAAATGAACTTCGCATAtcataaataaaatcataaacaGTACTAAGTGTCCTGAATTTGCATAGTTGTCTAACAAGAAAGTTATAAGTAAAAGTATCAGGTACCGCATGCTTCAAAGACAGTTCTTTTACCACTTCAATGGCATCCTCAATCCGACCCACCGAACAGAGAGCCCGTACGGATATATCAGTGGTGACTTTATCTGGGTTGGAGCCATCATTAACCATAAGATTGAGGGCCTGGTGGACAGGGGAGAGACTGGAATCTGGTCCTTTACAGGACTCAGCTAACAATATGTGGTAAGTGGACCGGTCAGGGGAGAAGGAAGGATGGGTTT
The genomic region above belongs to Humulus lupulus chromosome 1, drHumLupu1.1, whole genome shotgun sequence and contains:
- the LOC133812912 gene encoding pentatricopeptide repeat-containing protein At2g17670 — protein: MGKFPTSFRSAVSSAQLKLSSPLVPAESPSPMPNRPSKSRPSARTTRKPNHSSEPTKSPAPFKSPSLSDAKKIFNTIVTTARSPLDQRFHNSLLQSYASISTVNDSISLLRHMIKTHPSFSPDRSTYHILLAESCKGPDSSLSPVHQALNLMVNDGSNPDKVTTDISVRALCSVGRIEDAIEVVKELSLKHAVPDTFTYNFLVRQLCKFRTLSTVYDFIYDMRSSFSVKPDLVTYTILIDNVCNSKNLREATRLLGVLAEEGFKPDCFLYNTIMKGYCMVSKGSEAIGVYNKMKENGIEPDLVTYNTLIFGLSKSGRAKEARKYLSIMAEMGHFPDVVTYTSLMNGLCREGDALGAFALLEEMEAKGCSPNSCTYNTLLYGFCKSRFLEKGIELYKSMKEGGLQLETAAYAAFVRTLCRHGKIAEAYEVFDYAVESKSLTDVAAFSTLEVTLKGLKKATEQSHVL